Part of the Spirochaetaceae bacterium genome, GACACGAACCCTCGCCCTGATCAAACCGGATGCTTTCGACCGCCGCCTGACCGGCAAGATCGTCGACGCCGCGCTCGCCGCCGGCCTCGCGATCGTCGCCATCAAGAGCGTGAACCTGAACCGTGCCCAGGCGGAGGCGTTCTATGCCGTGCACCGCGAGCGGCCGTTCTTTGCGTCGCTGGTGGCGTTCATGACCTCCGGCACCACGGTGGCGATGGTCCTGGAGGGCGACGGCGCGGTCCCGGCCTGGCGGGACGCGATGGGTGCCACCGATCCCGCGGACGCAGCACCTGGCACCATCCGCCGGCGCTTCGCCGAGTCGATCGAGCGCAACTGCTGCCACGGCTCCGACTCCGACGCCAACGCCGCCGTCGAGATCGGCTGCTTCTTCAGCGGCGAAGAACTGCTGCGCTGAAGAACGGGTCGGCGGTCTCTCCGCTGCTCGAAGGATTCGCGGCCGACGTAGCGTCCGTGTTCGACGCCGCGCAAGCCGGCCGGTAACGAGGCTGGCGCTATCGCTGGGCGAGGACGAAGCCGGTCAGTTGGTCGAGGGCGGCGCACGCCGGCCCCGGCGACAGCCCCGCCAGCGCGGTGCGCGCCGACACGGCGTGCTCGCGCGCTTGGCGCCCAGGCGCCAGATCGGCTGCAAGTGCGTCCTGGTCCATCTGGTCGTCCATGAGCTGGAAGGCCAGACCGAACTGCAGACCGAACTCCTCGGCGGCCGTGATCTGCTGCTCCGAGCCACCGGCAACCAGCGCGCCTGCCGCGCAGCACGCGGACATCAGCGCCGCGGTCTTGCTACGGATGATCGCCAGGTAGTCGTCGACCGTGATCGCCAGGCCGTAGCGCTTGATACCGTGCTGGAAGATTTCGCCCTGGCTCATGGTCTTGGTAACCGCGCAAAACAACTGTACCAGCCGCAGCCGCTGACCGGCCGCAAGCGGCAACTCCGCGAGCAGGCTGAAGAACTGGGCGTACAGTACGTCGCCGACCAGGACCGCGATGCTGGTACCGAACTCGCGGTACAGCGCGGCGTGCGCGCGGCGCATCAGGGAATGGTCGATGATGTCGTCGTGAATGAGCGAGGCGGCGTGCACCAGTTCCGCGGCCACGGCCATCGCGATGAGCGGTGCATCGTACCGCGCGCCGACCGCGCTCCCCGCCTGCACGGCACGACCGCTGAACAGCACCAGCGCCGGGCGCAGCAGCTTGCCGCGCATGGCGCTCAGCGAGGCGACCACGTCCTTGAGGTAGGCGTGCCGTTCGATCAGCTTCTCGTGGTTCTCCGCGAGAGCCTGGATCTGCCGGGCCAAGCCCGCCTCGACCAGCCTCAGCTCAGCCGCGATCGGCTCGTAGATCCGCGTCAACGTGCGGTCGGCGGGCGGCGCCACGTCGACGGTGCTGGAGAGATCAGCCAGACCCGATAGCCCGTGGTGGCACCCGGCGCCGCCCCGCAAGCAGCGCTCGTATGCAGTCGGAGTTTCCCGCCACGTACTGCTAGAACTCGTCGTAGCGGATCATCTCGGGTTCAACGCCGAGGTCGTACAGCATCTTCTGCACCGCCGTCAGCATCAGCGGCGGCCCGCACAGGTAGTACTCGATGTCCTCCGGCGCTTCCTGCTTGCCGAGGTACTCGTCGAGCACCACCTGGTGGATAAAGCCCACCGGGCCGTCCCAGTTGTCCTCCGGCAGCGGCTCCGAGAGTGCGATGTGGAAGGAGAAGTTCGGGAATTTCTCCTCGATGGCGCGAAAGTGGTCCTCGTAGAAGATCTCGCGCTTGGAGCGGGCGCCGTACCAGTAGGACACCCTGCGGCCGGTATTCAACGTATGGAACAGGTGGAAGATGTGCGCACGCAACGGGGCCATGCCGGCACCGCCGCCGATGTACACCATCTCGCGCTCGGTTTCCTGGATGAAGAACTCGCCGTACGGACCGGAGATGGTCACCACGTCGCCCGGCTTGCGGGCATACACGTAGGAGGAGGCAAGGCCCGGCTGCACCTCCATGCCGCGCGGCGGCGTCGCGATGCGCACGTTGAGCATCACGATGTTGCCCTCGGCGGGATGGTTGGCCATCGAGTAGGCGCGCTGGATCGGCGCCGCGTTCTTGGCATCCAGGGCAAACAGGTTCATCTGCTCCCAGTCGCCGCGGTACTCGTCCTCGATCTGGATGTCCTTGGAGAAATCGATCTCGTAGGGCGGCACCTCGATCTGGATGTAGCCGCCGGAGCGGTGGTTGAGCTCCTCGCCCTCCGGCATGCGCAGCACGAACTCGCGGATGAAGGTGGCGACGCTGTCGTTGGAGATCACCTCGCACTGCCACTTGTTGATCGAGAACACTTCGTCCGGCACTTGCACCTGCATGTCGTCGCGCACCTTGACC contains:
- a CDS encoding polyprenyl synthetase family protein, giving the protein MRGGAGCHHGLSGLADLSSTVDVAPPADRTLTRIYEPIAAELRLVEAGLARQIQALAENHEKLIERHAYLKDVVASLSAMRGKLLRPALVLFSGRAVQAGSAVGARYDAPLIAMAVAAELVHAASLIHDDIIDHSLMRRAHAALYREFGTSIAVLVGDVLYAQFFSLLAELPLAAGQRLRLVQLFCAVTKTMSQGEIFQHGIKRYGLAITVDDYLAIIRSKTAALMSACCAAGALVAGGSEQQITAAEEFGLQFGLAFQLMDDQMDQDALAADLAPGRQAREHAVSARTALAGLSPGPACAALDQLTGFVLAQR
- the ndk gene encoding nucleoside-diphosphate kinase; the protein is MPNLTRTLALIKPDAFDRRLTGKIVDAALAAGLAIVAIKSVNLNRAQAEAFYAVHRERPFFASLVAFMTSGTTVAMVLEGDGAVPAWRDAMGATDPADAAPGTIRRRFAESIERNCCHGSDSDANAAVEIGCFFSGEELLR
- the nqrF gene encoding NADH:ubiquinone reductase (Na(+)-transporting) subunit F, whose product is MLQVLGSIIVFPAVIGLLTVVLLAAEARLRPQRKIKITINGDESGAIETDAGGTLLNTLSSNGVMLPSACGGGGTCGVCRCQVLDGGGDILPTEQQHINFRDAKENWRLSCQVKVRDDMQVQVPDEVFSINKWQCEVISNDSVATFIREFVLRMPEGEELNHRSGGYIQIEVPPYEIDFSKDIQIEDEYRGDWEQMNLFALDAKNAAPIQRAYSMANHPAEGNIVMLNVRIATPPRGMEVQPGLASSYVYARKPGDVVTISGPYGEFFIQETEREMVYIGGGAGMAPLRAHIFHLFHTLNTGRRVSYWYGARSKREIFYEDHFRAIEEKFPNFSFHIALSEPLPEDNWDGPVGFIHQVVLDEYLGKQEAPEDIEYYLCGPPLMLTAVQKMLYDLGVEPEMIRYDEF